The DNA segment ATAAAATTCAATGACAACAAGACTTTAACTTATGCTGCGTAACTCCTGTATTAATGAAAATTAAAAAATCTTCAAATAGTATTTTTGTCTTCCCTGATAAAAATGGGGATTTTCAAAACCCGGAAGGTATGATTAATAATAAATTCAATCCTTTAGTTAAAAAAGCAGGACTGGAAAATATTAAATTTATTGACTTAAGAAATACTTATACAGTTCTTCTTTTATCTGAGAACATTTCATTTAGCTATATTAAAGAACAAGTGGGATATAGTAATTTGAATAGTTTTGAAGCGCAGTTCAAAAAATATATTCCGGAGCAAAAAAAGAATTTTTGTTTAACTTGAAGCATATTTGAGGTATTTTTATTAAAGTAGAAATAAAAATTAGGGCTTAAAATGGATGTTTCGATAATTCTGGTTAACTACAACACAAAGGACTTGACCAGAGATTGTTTAAAATCAGTTTACGAAAAGACAGAAGGTTTGGAATACGATATCTGGGTTGTGGATAATGCATCGTCTGACGGTTCACAGAATATGATTAAAGAAGAATTCCCTTATGTTAAGTTGATTGAAAGTCTTGAGAACCTTGGCTTTGGAAGTGCTAACAATATTGCAATTAAACAGTCTGATGCTGTCTATTATCAATAGGTCTGAGAGAAAGTATCGCGTAGTCTGAGAATAAGTGAATTAGTGCTCTCAAACTACTGTAAATAATGCGGAAGTGTTTAAACAAAATTCTCAAACCAAGTGATACTTTTTATCCTTAACTTTCATGTTGTTATGATAACTTATTTGTCTTTTCCCTCAGAAGTTTATGAGCAAATTATTAATTAATCAATAACAGGGACTTTTCAGGGAAATTGTTAAAATATTGCCTTTATTCAAATTTTTAAGGCACTCACCGCTTGGGTTTCAAGGCATAATTCCCTAAAAAAATAACAGGGAATTATTTTTAAAGAATAGGGAATTATTATTATAGAACAAGGAAGTTTTCTATAATAATGCTTGAAGCTGACCTTGCCTCAGAATGAATCTCAATGAAAACAAAAACTGCGGTTTGAAAATTAATCCTGTTTTTTCGTAAATTTATAAAATTCTTGCAATTGATATTATCTTCAATATAAAATTAATTCAGGTTTTATAAAAACTGAAAGTAAATTATTTTGACTGTAAAAAAAATATTAATATTACGATTCGGAGCTATCGGAGATGTTGTACACACAACAGCTCTTTTTCGGTCATTAAAAAAATATGATTCAGAAATTAAAATTCACTATGCAACATTTAAAATCCCTGCAGTCTTAATTCAAAATGATCCGGATCTTAAAAAAGTTTGGATTGTTGAAGGGAAAACTTACAAACATCTTGTTAATCTTGCAAAAGAACTGCGAAAAGAAAAATTCGATGTATTTATTAATTTACAACCGTCAATAAAAACAAATATTTTTAGCTTAATTTTAGGAGCTAAAAAAACAGTTGCTTACAAAAAAACGTTTAAACTCCACGCCGTTGAAAACTTCTGGAAAACGGCAAAGCCTGTTTTTAAGGATATTATTTTAGATAAAGAAATTAAAATCTATTTGCCGGAAGAAGCAAGTAAAAAAATACAAAGTTTAATTAAAACTGATAATAAACTTATCGGATTTAATATGGGCGTGTCTTCCGTAAGACAAGGAAGAAAATGGCCGCTGGAATATTGGTCAGAGCTTGCAGCATCTCTTGTAGCTAAATATAACTGTCAAATAGTATTAACCGGTTCTGATGAAGATGCTGAAGAAGCAAATATTCTTGAAAATTTATCTCCAAATATTACGTCTTTTTGCGGGAAATTAAGTCTTATTGAAAGCGCGGCTTTAATGCAAAGATGCAATATCTTTATATCAGGAGATACTGGACCTTTGCATATTGCTACGGCTATCGGAACTTTTACTATAGGACTATATGGTGCGGCTCCGATTTCAAGAACAGGACCTTACGGAAATCAATCATTTGCTCTTAAATCCGATTTAAAATGTATTCCTTGCAACAGGCGAAAATGCAAATTTCAGGAAACCGGCAATCAATATAATCCATGTATGCTAAACATTAAACCCGAGATGATTTTAAACCTTATGGAAAAGCATTATTTAAGCAAATAAACTTTACAAAATTCAAATCTGTTTATTTAACGATCTTTTTAGTTTATTTTGTAATTAGTATTCTATAGAAAGTAAGTAAATTCGACTCTTTATCAAAATAAAACAATAGATAAAATTCAATCTTGGCGAATCGGCACTTCAAATTTAAACATCCCGATGCTTGTTTAAATTTATTTTATTAAGATTTTGCCGATTTATAAAATCCGAAAATTAATTTAAGTTGACTCTCTAATAAAATAGATGTGTTTCTTTAAAACAATCATTATTATGTTAAGATATAGACAGTTTAAAGCTAGTTCTAAAATTATTATTAGGAAGTAAGCAATTTTGGCTCATTATCAAAATAAAAAAATAGATATAATTGTCCCATGGCGAATAGGTGATGCAATTTTAAACATCCCAATGCTTATTGCACTTAAGCAAGTTAATGAGAAATATAATGATAACAATAAAATCAGAATAATTGCTCAGCCCTTTTTGTCTGAATTATACTCACCTTTGGGTATTTTTGAATGCAAGCGTCTTACTATTTTTACAAAAATAATATCTCATTTAAAATCAGCGAATTTTGCCTTTTTTACTGAAACAATAAACATAAATTGGGGATACACGGCAAAAATAAAATATGGATTAACTAACAAACATAAAAAAATCATTAAATTTGATTACGAACTGCCTTTTATGAATATTAATAATTTCAAGGATTTTATACCAGGAGAATTAATTTCTTTTTTGCAGGATAAATTTAATTTAGGACAGTATTCAATAAGTTTATTTGGAATTTTATTGGAATTAGGTTATACGACAGAACAAATTATTGATACATTTGACTTTAGTCCTGATTCTTTGGTGCTAAATAACTTTAATGGATTTTTTCATTCGATTATGAAAGAAAAATATGTGGTTTTTTGCATGGAAGCTGCTTATGGAAAAAAAGGTGATGCGAACAGACGTTGGGATGAAAATTATTATATTGAAATAGCTAACAAATGTTTTGAGGATTTTAATCTTAAATCTGTTTTTGTTGGTGTTAATCATAATTTCAAATTACCGAATAATCCTAATTTTATTGATTTAAGAAAACAGCTTAATTTATTTCAATTAGCTCAGGTAATTAAATCTTCAGTTTATTATATCGGAAATGACACAGCTCCTCTACACATAGCCAATATTATGCAAAAACCTTCAGTAGGAACTTATTTTATGGAACACAGTCTGACAGATTTTAGTCCTATTTTTCCTGAATTAAATACAAAAGTGTACTGTCCTCAAAATATTGATGAAGTCTATGATAAATTTAAACAAAATTTTAGTACTAAAACTAAATTGTGAGTTAACAATGGGACTTCCTAAAAAAATAAACAAAATAGCTATTGTCTTTGGAGCCAAAATAGGTGACGTTGTAAACATTCAGCCTGTTTGCAGGGTTTTGAAAGAAAAATATCCTCATTCAGAGATTATTTTTGTAACATGGCCCGGAGCTGCTCAAATTGCAGGACTACTACCCGAAGTTGATTTTGTTGAAATATTTGACAATAAAGGAAAAGGCAAAAATCCTTTTATTTTCTTGCAAGATGCTTTAAAGATAGGATTAAAGCATAAAATTGATTTAGCTGTTGTAATTAACGAATCTTCTACATACAGCTTTATGGCTTTTCTTATAGGAGCAAAATATAGAGTAGGTCGGCATAAAACAGGTACTGATATTTTTCTCAATAAAAAATATACTTTAACTCAGGAAGATATTGAAGAAGCCCATATAATTCAAAATTATTTAAAAGCTCTTGAACCTTTAGATTTATATACAAATGATTACTCATTGTCTTTGAAAACTAATTTTGACCATAAAGATATTGAATATATTGACAAATTAATTGAGGAGTCAGGATATTCAGGCTATAAGCTCATTGGGTTTTCACCCAGCTCTGCTTTGGAACATAAAGACTGGATACCGCAAGAAGGAAAACGTTTAATTGATTTAATAAATCAAATCCCAGGATATAAAGTTGTTCTAACCGGCGAATTTATGGCACAGCTTTATGCTAAAGAACTGAGGAAGCTTGGTACTGAAGATTTTCTGGATTTATCACAAAAAACTACCGTTAAACAATTTGCAGTTCTTGTACGAAAGTTTGAGAAAATTGTTACGGTTGATACCGGTTCGGCACATCTGGCTTATGTTTTTAATATTCCTTCGGTTATTCTGTTTTTCAATAACTTATTTAAAATATGGGGACCCAAAAATACAAATTTACATAAAGTTATTTATAATCCCGATAGATATTCAATCAAAGCGGAAGAAATTTTAAAAGAATTAAATCTATAAAAAATAGTTAATATAAAAGAAACATATTTAGAAACTGATTTTTAATTCATGTTTAAGAATATTTTCAACATCTTGTATATTTAATCTTAAAATTGACAAATTTTTGTCAAAATCATCTTTTATATCATCGTAATTCATATTAATATATTCATTATAGATATTTTCATAATTCTTTATCAGCGTATCAGAATCAGGATTTAAATTATGTACAAGACAGACTCCTATAGGCGGAATACTTATGTTATAAATTTTCAATTCTGGTCTGTATTTTTTTAATATAAGAATTATTTTATATACGTCCCCTGTCCAAGCACCACTACTAATTTCGCGATCCGAAGAAATTTTATCAATAGGGATTGTATCGTGTATTAATATCAGTGAATTTTTGCCAGAGTTTTTTTCTGAGTTTATAAAATCTCTTAAAACAAAGTCAAATAGGTGCATTCCATCAATAAGCGACACATCAACTTTTTGATTGTCCAACTCTTTGTCTAGATGATTATTTTCAAAAAAGTCATCACTTTTAACATGAAACATTTTTACATTTTCGTTAAAAATAATTTTATCGTCTCTGAATGGATCAATTCCTATAGCTTTAGTCTTTTTATTTGCTAAATTTATGGAGCGGCCTTGCTGTACACCTATTTCAAGATAGGTTTTTGGTGTATATAAATCGTGAATTAATTTAAGGATTTGATAATGCGATAAAACGTCATCTTTTTCATTTTCAGAAGATATATATTTTTTCTTTTTTTTAAGAAATTTTTCAAAAAATTTTTTCATTGTATAAAGTATATCCTATTATTTTGATTATAATGTAATAAAAACTTTTAAAGCTTAATTCTGATTATGTCATCATAAACTTCTATATTAGCATTTGGTTTGTGAGAACAAATAAATTTCTTTAATTCTTTAATACTTGGGTAGTCTTTTTCTGTCCCAAAACATCTGGCATCATCAATTAAAATTACGTGAGAAAAATTTTCAGATGCAAAGATACTCAACAATTCTGCCATAATCGGAGTTTCTTTTTCGCCTTTTGCACAGAACGGTGCATTTGAATAATGCCCATCAAGCCAAAATAAAATTGGGTTATCAGTATTTTTTATGATTTCGGGTAAAACTTTGCTGCTGTCGCCATGATGTGTGTTTACTTTAGTTCCTGCAAATTTCTCAGTTGCCATTTCATATAATTCATCACTCAATTCAATAGTATGCAATATTTCAAAATCATTTATTAGCATAGCCGGAGTTTCGCCTTTATATATGCCTGTTTCAATAAAAACTTTTATATTGTTTTCCTTGGCATATCTTAAAATTTCGCTCCTTTTATATTCATACGATGGTGAAAATGATTCTTTGTTACAAGAAAATGGTTTTAATATTTTTTTAAATATTTTTTCAACTTCTCGTTGGATTGCCATTTTATTGCCCTTTCTTCTTTTTAAACATAGAATTTCAATATCAGTATTTAATTTTTTCATTTTTAAATTATATCATTGTTATAAATTAAGGCATATTTATGTTGAGTTATAAATCAAAAATTGGAATACTGATTTCATTATAAAAATATCTATACGATACTAGAAGTTGTTGCTATTAAGTTTTTAAATTTTTTGTTCAAAATTCTAATTTAATTTTAAGCAAATTCTTTATAAAAAACTTTTTTGCTTTATTCTGTAGAAAGTAAATGGGTCAATATAATTATGATTAATTTTAAAAAAATATATAAAGATTTTGTTATTGGAAAAAAATATCTAAAATTAGCCAATTTTTTTCATTTTGAAAAAATTGATCCTGAAGAATTAATAATTCAGCCTAAAGAAAAATGTCTTGTATTAGCTCCACATTTTGATGATGAAACTTTTGGATGTGGAGGACTTCTTCTCCGTTATCCTCAAAATGTTCATATTATTTGTCTTACAGATGGCAAATTCGGAACTGTTCAAGATGATAACGAAGAAATTGTAAATATCAGAAAAAAAGAATTTACTAGCGTTATGGAACAGGTTGGCATTAATTCATACGAATTTCTAGATATTCAAGACGGAAAACTTATTTTTAATTATGAAAAATTCAAACAAATAAATATTTCTGATTATGATTATATTTTTATTCCCAATTATTTTGAAAATCACAAAGACCATAAAGCTGTTACAAAGTTATTGCAGCAACTTTTAAAAGAAAAAAAATACAAAAAATCGCTTAAAATAGTTTCTTACGAAATATGGTCAGCTATGACAATGCCGAATTATTTTATTGATGTGACTAAAGTTATAAGAAAAAAACGAGAATTAATACAGTTATATTGTTCTCAAAATAAAAATCTGTGGTTTTTTAAAGGCATAATCTCTTTAAACGCCTATAGAGGAATGCTCGTTAATAGAGGCTGGGCTGAAATGTACACAGTTTTGGATTTAAAGACTTTTAAAAAGGTATGAAATTAAACTTTTTCAACAAGTTTAGAACAAAAATTATCAACAATATCCATTTCAGGGAATCCCAGAGTTGGCGAGTTCAAATTATTAAATATAGGATAATAATTAATTTTCATAGCTGTTTCTCTGGAATAAATTCCTAAAGAATATTTCTTCATCAAGTTAGCAAGATGAAGAGGACCTGTATCGTTTCCTAAGTATCCTTCAGAATCCTTCATAAGTTGAGCAAGTTGTAAAAAATCAAGTTTTTTTCTAAAGTCATAAATATAATTAATTTCAGGAAGACTTATTATGTTGTCAATTCCTATAAAAGCAGACTTTAGTCCGAATTTATCATATATATATTTTGAAACTTCAAAATACGATTCTTCTTTAAATCTTCTGTCTGCATCACCTTTGCTTCCGTATGCTGCTTCCATACAAATAACAACATAATTTTGAATTTCAGGCTTCCAATTTGTTATTTCTTCTTCAAAATCAAGAGAATCTTCGTTAAAATTAAAAGTTTCTATAATTTCTTCAGGAGAAAAGCCAATTTCAAGAAGCATTCCGAAAAAACTTATTGTGCATGTTGAAAAATCGAGATTATCTTTTAAATGTTTAAAAAGAGATTCGGGTATGTATTTATGCGTTTGATCTACGTACAAATAAGGCATATCATTCTGATAGCTTATTTTTTTTCCTGTAATATTTATCCCGTATGTTTTTTTAGCAAAAAAACAATGATTGTCCATGGTGGTATGCAAAAATATTGCTTTGTTTGACGGATTAAAAATTGTTCTTAATTTTTGAATATTAGAAAATTGCTTAATTTCAAATAAATTAAGTTTTTTAAGGATTTCAGTTAAAACACTAGTCGAAAATACAGTTATTTTTAATTTTTTTTCAGGAAATTTTTCAACTAATTGTTTTAAACACAATAAAGCCGGAAGCCCTAAAAGGCAATCACCGATGCGCGACGGGAGAATTATATCAATTGTTTCAGACTTGTTGTTCATTTGTATTTATATTGCTTTCTTTTGGGGTAGTTCGTTGAAATTACTTTCTAATTCCAAAAATGTATGACTCCATGTATGTTTTTTTGCTGTTTCATATGCATTAATAATACATTCATTAATTTTACCTTGATTCTTCAGAATATATACCATTTTTTTAGCTAAATTGCTTGAAGCATTTTTGTTTATATCAAAAACAAACCCGTCAACTCCGTCTTTAATTATTTCAGAAACTCCTGAGCAGGAACTTACAATACAAGGAATTTTATTTATCATAGCTTCCAATGCAACCAGCCCGAAAGCTTCTTCATGTGACGGCATAACAAGACAATCTATTTTTTTATAAAAATCCCTCATATCATTTTGAAAAGAAATAAATTCGACTTCATTAGTAATATTAAAAACTTTTAATAAAATATTAAACCATCTCATTTTAGAGCCGGAATTATTTCTTAAAATTATATATGCTTTAAACTTGCACCCTTTTTGCTTAACTTTTCTTAGTGCTCTTAAGAATAAAAGCCCGCCTTTTCTTTTAAAAAATGTTGCCGATATTCCAAAAGTAAATGTATCATTACTTTCGTGCTTTTCAATTTCGTCAGAAGGTTCTATACCGGGATATATTACACTGATTCTATTTTCGGGAATATTAAAATTACTTACATAATCTTCTTTTAATCTGTTTGATACAACAAATATTTTTCTGTGATCCTGTGTTATCCATTTTTCTTCGCAATTTGCATCTTGAATCATTTTAGGTTTGTATTTTTTGTAGTAAAGTTTCAAAAAGAAATTTTTATTCTTAAATCTTTTATTAATAAGCGAGTGAACCTGTAAAAGAGTCATATCGATTTTGGGAGCGATTCCGTCTGTTATTGCAAAATCATATTGTCTTTCATTAAGCATCATTTGGATTTTGTCATAATAGGCTTCCGCTTGTTGCGGTATTGAAAGGTCAGAACCGTCATCACATAAAATTATTTCATTAATGCCGATAATGTTTTTAATTCTTACTAAATTTGTATAATCAGGATTTATTTTATTGTTATTAATATCTAATTCGTTACAATAAACATCAACTAAATAATTATTGTTGATA comes from the bacterium genome and includes:
- a CDS encoding glycosyltransferase family 9 protein; the encoded protein is MAHYQNKKIDIIVPWRIGDAILNIPMLIALKQVNEKYNDNNKIRIIAQPFLSELYSPLGIFECKRLTIFTKIISHLKSANFAFFTETININWGYTAKIKYGLTNKHKKIIKFDYELPFMNINNFKDFIPGELISFLQDKFNLGQYSISLFGILLELGYTTEQIIDTFDFSPDSLVLNNFNGFFHSIMKEKYVVFCMEAAYGKKGDANRRWDENYYIEIANKCFEDFNLKSVFVGVNHNFKLPNNPNFIDLRKQLNLFQLAQVIKSSVYYIGNDTAPLHIANIMQKPSVGTYFMEHSLTDFSPIFPELNTKVYCPQNIDEVYDKFKQNFSTKTKL
- a CDS encoding PIG-L family deacetylase, producing the protein MINFKKIYKDFVIGKKYLKLANFFHFEKIDPEELIIQPKEKCLVLAPHFDDETFGCGGLLLRYPQNVHIICLTDGKFGTVQDDNEEIVNIRKKEFTSVMEQVGINSYEFLDIQDGKLIFNYEKFKQINISDYDYIFIPNYFENHKDHKAVTKLLQQLLKEKKYKKSLKIVSYEIWSAMTMPNYFIDVTKVIRKKRELIQLYCSQNKNLWFFKGIISLNAYRGMLVNRGWAEMYTVLDLKTFKKV
- a CDS encoding class I SAM-dependent methyltransferase, with protein sequence MKKFFEKFLKKKKKYISSENEKDDVLSHYQILKLIHDLYTPKTYLEIGVQQGRSINLANKKTKAIGIDPFRDDKIIFNENVKMFHVKSDDFFENNHLDKELDNQKVDVSLIDGMHLFDFVLRDFINSEKNSGKNSLILIHDTIPIDKISSDREISSGAWTGDVYKIILILKKYRPELKIYNISIPPIGVCLVHNLNPDSDTLIKNYENIYNEYINMNYDDIKDDFDKNLSILRLNIQDVENILKHELKISF
- a CDS encoding glycosyltransferase family 9 protein, which translates into the protein MGLPKKINKIAIVFGAKIGDVVNIQPVCRVLKEKYPHSEIIFVTWPGAAQIAGLLPEVDFVEIFDNKGKGKNPFIFLQDALKIGLKHKIDLAVVINESSTYSFMAFLIGAKYRVGRHKTGTDIFLNKKYTLTQEDIEEAHIIQNYLKALEPLDLYTNDYSLSLKTNFDHKDIEYIDKLIEESGYSGYKLIGFSPSSALEHKDWIPQEGKRLIDLINQIPGYKVVLTGEFMAQLYAKELRKLGTEDFLDLSQKTTVKQFAVLVRKFEKIVTVDTGSAHLAYVFNIPSVILFFNNLFKIWGPKNTNLHKVIYNPDRYSIKAEEILKELNL
- a CDS encoding glycosyltransferase, whose translation is MDVSIILVNYNTKDLTRDCLKSVYEKTEGLEYDIWVVDNASSDGSQNMIKEEFPYVKLIESLENLGFGSANNIAIKQSDAVYYQ
- a CDS encoding glycosyltransferase family 4 protein produces the protein MKKIAFIVRLFQDKSFYAGSEKFVYKIINEFINNNYLVDVYCNELDINNNKINPDYTNLVRIKNIIGINEIILCDDGSDLSIPQQAEAYYDKIQMMLNERQYDFAITDGIAPKIDMTLLQVHSLINKRFKNKNFFLKLYYKKYKPKMIQDANCEEKWITQDHRKIFVVSNRLKEDYVSNFNIPENRISVIYPGIEPSDEIEKHESNDTFTFGISATFFKRKGGLLFLRALRKVKQKGCKFKAYIILRNNSGSKMRWFNILLKVFNITNEVEFISFQNDMRDFYKKIDCLVMPSHEEAFGLVALEAMINKIPCIVSSCSGVSEIIKDGVDGFVFDINKNASSNLAKKMVYILKNQGKINECIINAYETAKKHTWSHTFLELESNFNELPQKKAI
- a CDS encoding glycosyltransferase family 9 protein, coding for MNNKSETIDIILPSRIGDCLLGLPALLCLKQLVEKFPEKKLKITVFSTSVLTEILKKLNLFEIKQFSNIQKLRTIFNPSNKAIFLHTTMDNHCFFAKKTYGINITGKKISYQNDMPYLYVDQTHKYIPESLFKHLKDNLDFSTCTISFFGMLLEIGFSPEEIIETFNFNEDSLDFEEEITNWKPEIQNYVVICMEAAYGSKGDADRRFKEESYFEVSKYIYDKFGLKSAFIGIDNIISLPEINYIYDFRKKLDFLQLAQLMKDSEGYLGNDTGPLHLANLMKKYSLGIYSRETAMKINYYPIFNNLNSPTLGFPEMDIVDNFCSKLVEKV
- a CDS encoding glycosyltransferase family 9 protein → MTVKKILILRFGAIGDVVHTTALFRSLKKYDSEIKIHYATFKIPAVLIQNDPDLKKVWIVEGKTYKHLVNLAKELRKEKFDVFINLQPSIKTNIFSLILGAKKTVAYKKTFKLHAVENFWKTAKPVFKDIILDKEIKIYLPEEASKKIQSLIKTDNKLIGFNMGVSSVRQGRKWPLEYWSELAASLVAKYNCQIVLTGSDEDAEEANILENLSPNITSFCGKLSLIESAALMQRCNIFISGDTGPLHIATAIGTFTIGLYGAAPISRTGPYGNQSFALKSDLKCIPCNRRKCKFQETGNQYNPCMLNIKPEMILNLMEKHYLSK